The Pseudomonas sp. FP2309 genome has a window encoding:
- a CDS encoding cytochrome c oxidase assembly protein, producing the protein MADSVPLKRLVTRLLILVLAMFAFGFALVPIYDVMCKAFGINGKTAGQYEGSQVVDASRQVRVQFLSTNAIDMVWDFYAKADEVVVNPGAVTEMLFVAHNPTDKPMTAQAVPSISPAEAAMYFHKTECFCFTQQVLQPGERIEMPVRFIVDRDMPKDVKHLTLAYTLFDITARQPPVAARSGG; encoded by the coding sequence ATGGCTGACTCCGTGCCGCTCAAGCGCCTGGTCACCCGCCTGCTGATCCTGGTGCTGGCGATGTTCGCTTTCGGCTTCGCCCTGGTGCCGATCTATGACGTGATGTGCAAGGCATTCGGCATCAACGGCAAGACCGCCGGGCAGTACGAGGGATCGCAGGTGGTGGATGCGTCACGCCAGGTGCGCGTGCAGTTTTTGTCTACTAATGCCATCGACATGGTCTGGGACTTTTATGCCAAGGCTGACGAGGTGGTGGTCAATCCTGGCGCGGTGACCGAGATGCTGTTCGTGGCCCACAACCCGACCGATAAACCGATGACCGCCCAGGCCGTGCCAAGCATTTCGCCGGCCGAAGCGGCGATGTACTTCCACAAGACCGAGTGTTTTTGCTTCACCCAGCAAGTGTTGCAGCCAGGCGAGCGTATTGAGATGCCGGTGCGCTTCATCGTCGACCGGGACATGCCCAAGGATGTGAAGCATCTGACCCTGGCGTACACGCTGTTTGACATCACTGCGCGCCAACCGCCCGTGGCTGCCCGTTCTGGCGGCTAG
- the ctaD gene encoding cytochrome c oxidase subunit I: MSAVIDDHGHASDHAHGPAKGLMRWVLTTNHKDIGTMYLWFAFAMFLLGGSFAMVIRAELFQPGLQIVQPAFFNQMTTMHGLIMVFGAVMPAFVGLANWMIPLMIGAPDMALPRMNNFSFWLLPAAFLLLVSTLFTPGGGPNFGWTFYAPLSTTYAPESVTFFIFAIHLMGISSIMGAINVVATILNLRAPGMTLMKMPLFVWTWLITAFLLIAVMPVLAGCVTMMLMDIHFGTSFFSAAGGGDPVLFQHVFWFFGHPEVYIMILPAFGAVSSIIPTFSRKPLFGYTSMVYATASIAFLSFIVWAHHMFVVGIPLVGELFFMYATLLIAVPTGVKVFNWVSTMWQGSLTFETPMLFAVAFVILFTIGGFSGLMLAIAPADFQYHDTYFVVAHFHYVLVPGAIFGIFASAYYWLPKWTGHMYDETLGKLHFWLSFVGMNMAFFPMHFVGLAGMPRRVPDYNLQFADFNMVSSIGAFMFGATQIFFLFIVIKCIRGGQPAPAKPWDGAEGLEWSVPSPAPYHTFTTPPEVK, encoded by the coding sequence ATGAGCGCTGTGATCGATGACCATGGCCACGCCAGTGACCATGCCCACGGCCCCGCGAAGGGTTTGATGCGCTGGGTGCTGACCACCAACCACAAAGACATCGGCACGATGTACCTGTGGTTCGCGTTCGCGATGTTTCTGCTCGGCGGTTCGTTCGCCATGGTGATCCGCGCCGAGCTGTTCCAGCCCGGTCTGCAGATCGTGCAACCGGCGTTCTTCAACCAGATGACCACCATGCACGGGTTGATCATGGTGTTCGGCGCGGTGATGCCGGCGTTTGTCGGCCTGGCCAACTGGATGATCCCGCTGATGATCGGCGCGCCCGATATGGCCCTGCCGCGCATGAACAACTTCAGTTTCTGGCTGCTGCCGGCGGCGTTCCTGCTGCTGGTCTCGACCCTGTTCACGCCGGGCGGCGGGCCGAACTTCGGCTGGACCTTCTACGCGCCGCTGTCCACCACATACGCCCCGGAAAGCGTGACGTTCTTTATCTTTGCCATCCACTTGATGGGCATCAGTTCGATCATGGGCGCGATCAACGTGGTCGCGACCATCCTCAACCTGCGTGCCCCCGGCATGACCTTGATGAAAATGCCGCTGTTCGTGTGGACGTGGCTGATCACCGCGTTCCTGCTGATCGCAGTGATGCCCGTATTGGCCGGTTGCGTGACCATGATGCTGATGGACATTCACTTCGGCACCAGCTTTTTCAGTGCCGCAGGCGGCGGTGACCCGGTGCTGTTCCAGCATGTGTTCTGGTTCTTTGGTCACCCGGAGGTGTACATCATGATCCTGCCGGCCTTCGGCGCCGTCAGTTCGATCATCCCGACCTTCTCGCGCAAGCCACTGTTCGGCTACACCTCGATGGTTTACGCCACGGCGAGCATCGCGTTCCTGTCGTTTATCGTGTGGGCGCACCACATGTTCGTGGTCGGTATCCCGCTGGTAGGTGAGCTGTTCTTCATGTACGCCACGCTGCTGATCGCCGTGCCGACGGGGGTGAAGGTCTTCAACTGGGTCAGCACCATGTGGCAGGGCTCACTGACCTTCGAAACGCCGATGCTGTTTGCGGTGGCCTTTGTGATTCTGTTCACCATCGGCGGTTTTTCCGGGCTGATGCTGGCGATTGCCCCGGCGGACTTCCAATACCACGACACCTACTTTGTGGTGGCGCACTTCCATTACGTACTGGTGCCCGGCGCGATCTTCGGCATCTTCGCATCGGCCTACTACTGGCTGCCGAAATGGACCGGTCACATGTACGACGAAACCTTGGGCAAGCTGCACTTCTGGCTGTCTTTCGTGGGCATGAACATGGCGTTCTTCCCCATGCACTTCGTCGGCTTGGCCGGCATGCCTCGGCGGGTGCCCGACTACAACCTGCAGTTCGCGGACTTCAACATGGTCTCGTCGATTGGCGCGTTTATGTTTGGCGCTACGCAGATCTTCTTCCTGTTTATCGTCATCAAGTGCATCCGCGGCGGCCAGCCCGCCCCGGCCAAGCCATGGGATGGGGCTGAAGGCCTGGAGTGGAGCGTCCCTTCCCCTGCGCCGTACCACACCTTCACCACGCCGCCGGAGGTCAAATGA
- the coxB gene encoding cytochrome c oxidase subunit II, whose amino-acid sequence MMRHPHVWMGLLLWSVFGQAHAAWTTNMAPGATEVSHAVFDLHMTIFWICVVIGIIVFGAMFWSMMVHRRSTGQVAAKFHESTTVEILWTIVPLLILIAMAIPATKTLINIYDSSESDIDIQVTGYQWKWHYKYLGQDVEFFSNLATPAEQIHNQATKGEHYLLEVDEPLVLPVGAKVRFLVTAADVIHSWWVPAFAVKRDAIPGFVNEAWTRVEKPGIYRGQCAELCGKDHGFMPIVVEVKSKADYDTWLGERKAQAAQLKELTSKEWTLEELVARGDKVYHTTCVACHQAEGQGLPPMFPALKGSKIATGPAADHLSIVYHGKPGTAMAAFGKQLSEVDIAAVVTYERNAWGNNKGDMVTPKDVLAIKQAESK is encoded by the coding sequence ATGATGCGACATCCACACGTTTGGATGGGCCTCCTGTTGTGGTCGGTATTCGGCCAGGCACATGCCGCCTGGACAACGAATATGGCGCCAGGGGCGACAGAAGTCAGTCACGCTGTGTTCGACCTGCACATGACCATTTTCTGGATCTGTGTGGTGATCGGCATCATCGTGTTTGGCGCTATGTTCTGGTCGATGATGGTGCACCGACGCTCCACGGGCCAGGTGGCCGCCAAGTTCCACGAGAGCACCACCGTAGAAATCCTCTGGACCATCGTGCCGTTGCTGATCCTGATCGCCATGGCGATTCCGGCGACCAAGACCTTGATCAACATCTACGACAGCAGTGAGTCGGATATCGATATCCAGGTCACCGGTTACCAGTGGAAATGGCACTACAAATACCTGGGCCAGGACGTGGAGTTTTTCAGCAACCTGGCCACGCCTGCCGAACAGATCCATAACCAGGCCACCAAAGGCGAACACTACCTGCTGGAAGTGGATGAGCCGCTGGTATTGCCGGTGGGCGCCAAAGTGCGCTTCCTGGTGACCGCCGCCGACGTAATCCACTCCTGGTGGGTGCCGGCCTTCGCGGTCAAGCGCGACGCCATCCCTGGTTTCGTCAACGAGGCCTGGACCCGCGTCGAGAAGCCCGGCATCTACCGTGGCCAATGTGCCGAGTTGTGCGGCAAAGACCACGGCTTTATGCCCATCGTGGTCGAGGTCAAGTCCAAAGCCGATTACGACACCTGGCTCGGTGAGCGCAAGGCGCAGGCCGCCCAGCTCAAGGAGCTCACGTCCAAAGAGTGGACCCTTGAAGAGCTGGTGGCCCGTGGCGACAAGGTCTACCACACCACTTGCGTGGCCTGTCACCAGGCCGAGGGCCAGGGGCTGCCGCCGATGTTCCCGGCGCTCAAGGGCTCCAAAATCGCCACCGGGCCTGCCGCCGATCACTTGAGCATCGTCTATCACGGCAAGCCGGGCACCGCGATGGCAGCGTTCGGCAAGCAGCTCTCGGAAGTGGATATCGCCGCCGTGGTGACCTACGAGCGCAACGCGTGGGGCAACAACAAAGGCGACATGGTCACGCCTAAAGACGTGTTGGCCATCAAGCAGGCGGAAAGCAAATGA
- a CDS encoding cytochrome c oxidase subunit 3 codes for MSTHDTYYVPAQSKWPIIATFGLLITVYGLGLWFNDLKAARPESHGPWIFFVGGLLLAYMMFGWFGAVIKESRAGLYSSQMDRSFRWGMTWFIFSEVMFFIAFFGALFYVRTWSGPWLAGEGPKGIAHMLWPNFEYAWPLLNNPDPKLYPAPKGTISPWGLPLVNTILLVSSSVTITIAHHALRKGHRGALKIWLAITVLLGLAFLGFQAEEYIHAYKELGLTLGSGVYGATFFMLTGFHGAHVTIGTIILFVMLMRILRGHFNAEHQFGFEAASWYWHFVDVVWIGLFFFVYVL; via the coding sequence ATGTCGACTCATGATACGTACTACGTACCAGCGCAAAGCAAATGGCCAATAATTGCCACGTTTGGCCTGCTGATCACTGTGTATGGCCTGGGGCTGTGGTTCAACGACCTGAAGGCCGCGCGCCCGGAATCCCACGGACCGTGGATCTTTTTCGTCGGTGGGTTGTTGCTGGCCTACATGATGTTCGGCTGGTTTGGTGCGGTGATCAAAGAAAGCCGAGCCGGTTTGTACAGCTCACAAATGGACCGCTCCTTTCGCTGGGGCATGACCTGGTTCATCTTTTCTGAAGTGATGTTCTTTATCGCGTTCTTTGGTGCGCTGTTTTATGTGCGTACCTGGTCGGGCCCCTGGCTGGCGGGTGAAGGCCCCAAAGGCATCGCGCATATGCTGTGGCCGAACTTCGAATATGCCTGGCCATTGCTCAACAATCCGGACCCCAAACTCTATCCGGCACCCAAGGGCACCATCAGTCCGTGGGGCTTGCCGCTGGTCAATACCATCCTGCTGGTGAGTTCCAGCGTGACCATCACCATTGCCCACCATGCCTTGCGCAAGGGGCATCGCGGTGCGTTGAAGATCTGGTTGGCGATCACCGTGCTGCTGGGCCTGGCGTTTCTCGGGTTTCAGGCCGAGGAGTACATCCATGCCTATAAAGAGCTGGGGCTCACGCTGGGCTCCGGTGTATACGGCGCAACCTTTTTCATGCTCACCGGTTTCCACGGCGCCCACGTGACCATCGGTACGATCATTTTATTTGTGATGCTGATGCGCATCCTGCGCGGGCACTTCAATGCCGAGCACCAGTTCGGGTTCGAGGCGGCCAGTTGGTATTGGCACTTTGTGGATGTGGTGTGGATCGGGTTGTTTTTCTTCGTGTACGTGCTGTGA
- a CDS encoding PA0069 family radical SAM protein — MSNPPLRGRGTGTHLHNRFAPTVSVVEDDGWFQEVPPTQGTEVRIETAKTIITRNNSPDLPFDRSINPYRGCEHGCIYCYARPSHAYWDLSPGLDFETKLIAKSNAADVLEQQLSKPGYVCAPINLGSNTDPYQPIEREYKITRQTLQVLLRYRHPVTIITKGSLILRDLDLLAELASQRLVAVMISLTSLDDELKRILEPRTAAPKARLRAIRVMREAGIPVGVLCSPMIPMINDSELESLLTEAHAAGAQSAAYMMLRLPLEVAPLFEEWLAAHYPQRAAHVMSLVRQVRGGEVYDSRFGVRMRGEGPFADLLAQRFSKAIKRLGLNRRDGFNLDCTAFCPPGRQMALL, encoded by the coding sequence ATGTCTAATCCGCCGCTCCGAGGCCGGGGCACTGGCACCCATCTGCACAACCGCTTTGCGCCCACCGTCAGCGTGGTCGAGGATGACGGCTGGTTCCAGGAAGTGCCGCCGACCCAGGGCACCGAAGTGCGCATCGAAACGGCCAAGACCATCATCACCCGCAATAACTCGCCGGATCTGCCGTTCGATCGCTCAATCAACCCTTATCGTGGCTGCGAGCATGGCTGTATCTACTGCTATGCGCGCCCCAGTCATGCTTATTGGGACCTGTCGCCGGGGCTCGATTTCGAGACCAAACTGATCGCCAAAAGCAACGCAGCCGACGTGCTGGAACAGCAATTGTCAAAACCGGGGTATGTATGTGCGCCGATCAATCTGGGTTCAAACACCGATCCGTACCAACCCATCGAGCGTGAGTACAAGATTACCCGGCAAACCCTGCAAGTGCTGCTGCGCTACCGGCACCCGGTGACCATCATCACCAAAGGCTCGTTGATCCTGCGCGACCTCGACCTGCTGGCCGAACTGGCGAGCCAGCGCCTGGTGGCGGTGATGATCAGCCTCACCAGCCTGGACGATGAACTCAAGCGCATTCTGGAGCCGCGCACGGCTGCGCCCAAGGCACGGTTGCGGGCGATTCGGGTGATGCGCGAGGCGGGAATTCCAGTGGGCGTGTTGTGTTCGCCCATGATCCCGATGATCAATGACAGCGAGTTGGAGAGCCTGCTGACGGAGGCCCACGCCGCAGGTGCGCAAAGCGCTGCCTACATGATGCTGCGTCTGCCGCTGGAGGTGGCGCCCTTGTTCGAGGAGTGGCTGGCGGCGCATTACCCGCAGCGGGCTGCCCATGTGATGAGCCTGGTACGGCAGGTGCGCGGCGGTGAGGTCTATGACAGCCGCTTTGGCGTGCGCATGCGCGGCGAAGGGCCGTTTGCTGATCTGCTGGCCCAGCGTTTCAGCAAGGCGATCAAACGCTTGGGGCTCAATCGTCGCGACGGGTTCAACCTGGATTGCACGGCATTCTGTCCACCGGGCAGGCAGATGGCGTTGTTGTAG
- a CDS encoding carbonic anhydrase yields MSDKDKQPLAASASAPEVAESADAALKHIVDGFLHFHHDVFPQQEELFKKLATAQSPRAMFITCADSRIVPELITQSSPGDLFVTRNVGNVVPPYGQMNGGVSTAIEYAVLALGVQHIIVCGHSDCGAMRAVLNPDSLEKMPTVKAWLRHAEVAKTMVHDNCDCANEGESMQVLTEENVIAQLQHLRTHPSVASRMANGHLFIHGWIYNIETSEIRAYDADKAAFRPLNGNEPIPSATPKARF; encoded by the coding sequence ATGAGTGATAAGGATAAACAGCCGTTGGCTGCGTCGGCTTCAGCCCCTGAGGTGGCGGAGTCCGCCGATGCAGCGCTAAAGCACATCGTTGACGGTTTTTTGCATTTCCATCACGACGTCTTCCCCCAGCAGGAAGAGCTCTTCAAGAAACTCGCGACGGCCCAGAGCCCACGGGCGATGTTCATTACCTGCGCCGATTCGCGCATCGTGCCGGAACTGATCACCCAGAGTTCCCCTGGCGACCTGTTCGTAACCCGTAACGTCGGCAACGTCGTACCGCCCTACGGCCAGATGAACGGCGGCGTGTCCACCGCCATCGAGTACGCGGTACTGGCCCTGGGGGTGCAGCACATCATCGTCTGCGGGCACTCCGATTGCGGCGCCATGCGCGCGGTACTCAACCCGGACAGCCTGGAAAAAATGCCGACGGTCAAAGCCTGGTTGCGCCATGCCGAGGTCGCCAAGACCATGGTTCATGACAACTGCGACTGCGCCAACGAAGGCGAGAGCATGCAGGTGCTCACCGAAGAAAACGTCATCGCCCAGTTGCAACATTTGCGCACCCACCCTTCCGTGGCTTCGCGCATGGCCAATGGCCATTTGTTTATCCATGGTTGGATCTACAACATCGAGACCAGCGAAATACGGGCCTACGATGCCGATAAAGCGGCGTTCCGACCGCTGAACGGCAACGAGCCGATTCCTTCAGCGACGCCTAAAGCGCGCTTCTAA
- a CDS encoding SulP family inorganic anion transporter produces MRAAQLKAVLPRELLASVVVFLVALPLCMGIAIASGMPPAKGLITGIIGGLVVGWLAGSPLQVSGPAAGLAVLVFELVRQHGMLMLGPILLLAGFLQLVAGRLRLGCWFRVTAPAVVYGMLAGIGVLIVLSQIHVMLDGAPKPSGLDNLAGFPAALADAVPALGGGLGWQAGLLGLSTMLVMYLWDKFRPQGLRFVPGALLGVGLATVTSLVLALQVKRVEVPENLSDAIDWLRPSDLLNLADPQLLIAAFAVAFIASAETLLSAAAVDRMHSGQRSDFDKELSAQGVGNMLCGLVGALPMTGVIVRSSANVQAGATTRLSAMFHGVWLLGFVLLLSSVLQSIPVASLAGVLVYTGIKLVDIKAFKALGRYGRMPMFTYAATALAIIFTDLLTGVLVGFGLTLVKLAFKASRLKVSLIDLPQDGEMELRLTGAATFLKVPALTQVLSTVPAATTVHVPLSNLSYIDHSCLELLEEWGRANAAKGSKLVIEARGLKRRLEGRIRTTTGIGSAAV; encoded by the coding sequence ATGCGTGCTGCTCAATTGAAAGCTGTATTGCCACGAGAGCTGCTCGCCTCGGTGGTCGTGTTTCTGGTCGCCCTGCCACTGTGCATGGGGATCGCCATCGCTTCCGGCATGCCGCCGGCCAAGGGCCTGATCACCGGCATTATCGGTGGCCTGGTGGTGGGCTGGTTGGCGGGTTCGCCGCTGCAGGTCAGCGGCCCGGCGGCGGGTTTGGCGGTGTTGGTGTTCGAGCTGGTGCGCCAGCACGGCATGCTGATGCTGGGGCCGATCCTGCTGCTGGCGGGTTTTCTGCAACTGGTCGCCGGGCGATTGCGCCTCGGGTGCTGGTTCCGTGTGACGGCGCCGGCGGTGGTGTACGGCATGCTGGCGGGGATCGGCGTGCTGATTGTGCTGTCGCAGATCCATGTGATGCTCGACGGCGCACCCAAGCCTTCGGGGCTGGATAACCTGGCGGGCTTCCCGGCCGCTTTGGCCGACGCGGTCCCGGCCCTTGGTGGCGGTCTCGGCTGGCAAGCCGGTCTGCTCGGGTTATCGACAATGCTGGTGATGTACCTGTGGGATAAATTTCGCCCGCAGGGGCTGCGATTCGTGCCGGGCGCGTTGCTCGGCGTTGGCTTGGCCACGGTCACCAGCCTGGTGCTGGCGTTGCAGGTCAAGCGTGTGGAGGTGCCGGAAAACTTATCCGACGCCATCGATTGGCTGCGTCCCAGCGACTTGTTGAACCTGGCCGACCCTCAACTGCTGATCGCCGCGTTCGCCGTGGCGTTCATCGCCAGCGCCGAAACCCTGCTCTCCGCCGCGGCTGTCGACCGTATGCACAGCGGCCAGCGCTCCGATTTTGATAAGGAACTGTCCGCCCAGGGTGTCGGCAATATGCTCTGCGGTCTGGTCGGCGCCCTGCCGATGACCGGCGTGATCGTGCGCAGCTCGGCTAATGTGCAGGCCGGCGCTACCACGCGTTTATCGGCGATGTTCCATGGCGTGTGGTTGCTGGGCTTTGTGCTGCTGCTGTCGAGCGTGCTTCAGAGCATTCCGGTGGCGAGCCTGGCCGGCGTGCTGGTGTACACGGGCATCAAGCTGGTGGACATCAAGGCGTTTAAAGCCTTGGGGCGCTACGGTCGGATGCCGATGTTTACCTATGCGGCCACGGCGTTGGCGATCATCTTTACCGACTTGCTGACCGGTGTATTGGTGGGCTTTGGCTTGACGCTGGTGAAGCTCGCATTCAAGGCTTCACGTTTGAAAGTCAGCCTGATCGATTTGCCTCAGGACGGTGAAATGGAGCTGCGGTTGACCGGTGCGGCGACGTTTCTCAAAGTGCCGGCCTTGACCCAGGTGCTGTCGACGGTGCCTGCGGCGACTACCGTGCATGTGCCGTTGAGCAACCTGAGCTATATCGACCATTCCTGCCTGGAACTGCTGGAGGAATGGGGGCGGGCCAATGCGGCCAAGGGCTCGAAGCTGGTGATTGAGGCGCGCGGGTTGAAGCGTCGGTTGGAAGGGCGGATTCGCACGACGACCGGGATAGGCTCGGCGGCCGTCTGA